Within the Paenibacillus sp. AN1007 genome, the region CACACCGGCAGCTTTACCTTGAATGCATGCAAATATGGAGCGAAGAAGGTAACTTGTCTTGATATTTCCGAACATGCCATCGAAAGTGCACGAACGAATGTAGAACTGAACGGTTTTACGGATCGGGTAGAGTTCGTTGTAGCCGATGCTTTTCAATATCTGCGTGAGCAAGTCAAAGGACTTGATGAGCGCAATGCACGCGCACGAGCATCGGAGCAAAAGGTGGATACCTCCAAAGCATTATCCAATGCTGGAAAAACGTTTGATGTCGTTATCCTTGATCCGCCTGCGTTTGCGAAAACAAAATCCGCAGTCAAGGGAGCATGCCGTGGTTACAAGGACATTAATCTGCAGGGTATGAAACTTGTCAACGAGGGCGGATATCTGGTAACGGCAAGCTGTTCTTATCATATGCGTCCTGATCTTTTCCTTGAAACGATAGCGGATGCCGCAGAAGATGCAGGTAAAGTGCTCCGTTTGATTGACTGGAAAGCCGCTGGCAAGGATCATCCGCAAATTTTGGGCGTAGATGAAGGGCACTACTTGAAATTTGCTATTTTTGAAGTGCGAAGCAAAAAGAATTAAGCATATTCTCTTTTATTTAGAATGAATCGTACCCTATGGGATAGGCACTTTAAAAAGTCCATCTTATAGGGTATTTTGTTTATGAGGAAAAGCTTGATCTTGGCGGACAAACTTTTATTATTAGTCGAAAAGGATACTTTGTTCGGTCTTCGTCCCGACTCATTTATGTCTAGGCCGGCAGCCGAAGGATTGAATTTGAAAAAGGAGGAAGTCTGCTTCTATAGTTACGGATATGTTGGTTGAAGTGTAATTGTAGACGCAAATCCATAAGAAGCTGCTGGCTGTATTGTACAGGCGGCTTTTTTTATAGCCATATTGTGTTCTTATTTGGTGGATCATGGCAAACGTATGTTCCGAAGTGAGTAAGGTATGATATACTGGAAATTAAAATCTTGTACGTGCAGTTTGGAGGATGACACATGTCCGTACGCTTTGTTATTGGCCGGGCAGGCAGTGGCAAAAGCACACTGATTACCCGGGAAATCACATCCCTGCTTAGGCAGGAGCCTCAAGGAAAACCGCTGATTCTGCTTGTTCCTGAACAAAGCTCATTTCGGACAGAGCAGGCACTGGTTTCTTCCGAAGGCATTAAAGGTACGATGCGTGCCGAAGTACTTGGCTTCCGTCGTCTTGCTTATCGCGTTATGCAGGAGGCTGGCGGTTCTGCCCGCATTCCGATTGGAGCTGAGGGCAAGAAGATGCTTTTATATAAAGTCATCCAGCGTCGGAAGGAAGAATTGAGGTTGTTTGCTGCTTCGGGCAGCCAGCTTGGTTTTATTGGGGAATTGACCCAATTATATAGTGAGTTTAAACGATACGAAGTGCATGCTTCGGTACTCGAAGAGGGGCTTGCAGCGTGGGAGATTGCATCTACTTCACCTATTCTGGAGGATAAGCTGCATGATTTGAACTTGATCTACCACGACTACGAGAGGGAACTGACTAATTTATATATTGATGATGAAGATACACTGAACGAGCTGACGGGGCGTTTGCCGGAAAGCACATGGCTGCAGGGAGCTGAAGTCTGGATTGACGGTTTTCATGGATTCACTCCGCAGGAGATGAGTGTCATAGGACAGCTCATGCTGCAGGCCTCGTCTGTAACCATTTCCTTAACGCTTGATCGTGCTTACGAGCAGGGTGTACTGCCGGGAGAGCTGGAATTATTTTATCCAACAGCTAGTGCTTATACGCGGCTCAAAGGCATGGCAGAGCATTTGGGTGTGTCCAGCGATACGACAATACTTCATGACGAAGTACTGCCGAGATTTAAGGATCGGCCAGGACTTGCCCATCTGGAGGCTGGGTTTGATCGGCGTGTTCGCTGGAGAAGCGAAGGCGAAGACTCGGGAATTCGCTTGGCTGCTGCGGAGAATCGCCGGGCAGAACTGGAGGGCGCACTGCGTGAAATGCGTCGTCTTGCGCAGGAAGATGGGGCCAGATATCGGGATATGGCAGTGCTTGTTCGCGGATTAGAGACCTATGCTGATATTGCGGAGCCGTTATTCAGGGATTATGATGTTCCGGTCTTTCTGGACCGAAGACGAAGTGAACTGCATCATCCATTATCCGAATTTATTCGTGCGGCATTGGATATTGTTCGCCGCAACTGGCGGTACGAGGATGTATTTCGCTGTGTCAAAACAGATCTGCTGCTTCCGCTGAATGGTTCCATTACACGTGAAGACATGGACCAGCTCGAAAACTATGTACTTGCCTGCGGTATCCATGGATATCGCTGGACGGATGGCAAGCCGTGGAAGTATGTTCCAAGTTTGTCTCTGGAAGATAACGCCCAGGAAGGACGCAGCCGGGGACGGGATGCTTTGTTATCACAGATGGAAAGCTGCCGGACTGTAATCACATCGGCACTCGGCATGTTTGAGAAACGAATGAAAAAAGCAAAAACAGCCGCTGCTCAATGTGAAGCATTATTCGGACTGTTAGAGGATGCAGATATTGCACGTAAGCTGGATCAGATGTCCGCTCTGGCCAAAGCACAGGGGGATCCTGAGCGGTCCAGAGAGCATCGTCAGATTTGGGGGGCTGTACTCGATCTGCTGGACCAGATGGTTGATATGATGGGAAATGAACGCTTGGACATTTCTTTATTTGCAGGCATGATCGAAACCGGATTGACTGAACTCAAGCTGGGGCTTGTTCCCCCGGCACTTGATCAGGTGCTGTTTGGTTCCATGGATCGTACGCGTCTGCGCGATATTAAATATGTATTTATTCTTGGGGCGGTCGATGGAGAGCTGCCGGCAATCCCTCAGGATAACGGTGTACTCACGGAACAGGAGAGGCTGCTGCTGACGGAAAGAGGCATGGGCCTCGGTCCCGGAGCAACGAGATTAATGCTGGATGAACGCTTCCTGATCTATACCGCTTTGACAGCTGCCAGCAAACAGTTATGGCTGAGTTATCCGGTGGCGGACGATGAAGGCAAGCCGTTACTGCCTTCCGAAATTGTGCGTCATGTGCGTAAAATGTTCGGATTGCAGGAGCAGCTTTTGCTTGCGCAGCCGCCAGTAATGGATTCAGACTCGCTGCACGCTTCATATGCTGTTCATCCCGAACGGAGTCTTTCGATGCTGATTGGACAGCTTCGCAGATGGCGCAGGGGAGAAGAGATTCCCGAGATGTGGTGGGCAGTCTACAACTGGCATGTAACCCGGGATACGAGCCGTCCGCAGCTGGAACGGCTGCTCAGCTCGATCTTTTACCGCAACCGTGCCCTGACGCTGCAAACATCGACCAGCCGCAGACTTTACGGTACAGAGGTACGGACAAGTGTGTCACGTATGGAACGATTTGCAGCCTGTCCTTTCTCTCATTTTGCATCACACGGGCTGAAGCTCAAAGAGCGGCAAATATATCGTCTTCAGGCCCCGGATATCGGTCAGCTGTTCCATGCTGCACTGAGTCAGCTGGCCATGCGTCTGCGTGAGGAAAATCGCAGCTGGGGCAGTCTGACGCCGGAACAGTGCCGACAGGAAGCCGAGCAAACGGTCGAACAGATCGCTCCTCAGCTTCAGGGAGAGATCTTGCTGAGCACGAAGCGTTACGGGTATATTTTTCGCAAATTGAAGGATATTGTCAGCCGCGCGTCCGTTATTCTTGGCGAGCAGTCCAGACGCGGCAGTTTTGAACCGATCGGGCTGGAGCTTGATTTTGGTCCAGGCAAACCGCTGCCTCCACTGCGTTTTGAACTGGAGAATGGCTGTGTGCTGGAAATCGTGGGCCGGATTGACCGCGTGGATGTCGCTGAAGGCGAGAACGGACTGCTGCTGCGCGTGATTGACTACAAGTCCAGTCAGACCGATCTCAAACTTCATGAGGTGTACTATGGATTATCGCTGCAAATGCTCACTTATCTGGAAGTACTGCTGAGTGCAGCTGAAGAGTGGTTAGGAGAAACGGCGCTGCCGGGAGGCACTCTCTATTTCCATGTGCATAATCCTCTGCTGCAGTCAGCAAACGGTATGACATCAGAACAGGCGGGGCAGGAGCTGCTGAAACGATTTAAAATGAAAGGCCTGCTTTTGGCCGACCGCGATGCTGTGGCTCAAATGGACCGCACACTGGATAAAGGACACTCTGCAATTATTCCGGTGGCTTTGAAGGCGGATGGCAGTTTCTACAGCAGTGCCGCAGTAGCCGCACCTGAACAGTGGGACACACTGCTTGCGGCGGTTCGAGGTAACATTCGCGATATCGGAACGCGGATTACGGATGGTGATACAGCGATTGAGCCGTATCGTATACAGCAGGAGGTTGCATGCACGTTCTGTCCGTACAAACCGGTCTGCCAATTTGATGAGAATATTGAGGGGAACGACTATAAACTGCTGTCCAAACCGGGCAAACAGCAGATTTGGGACATGCTGTCTCACAGCAGGGAAGGAGAAACGTTATGATGCATATGCCTAAACCGGAAGGCAGCTTCTGGAGTGATGATCAGTGGAGTGCCATTGCCGAGCATGGAGAAGATATTCTGGTCGCTGCGGCTGCGGGATCAGGGAAAACAGCTGTTCTGGTTGAGCGAATTATCCGCAAAATAGCAGATCCTTCCCAAGGCTTCAGTGTGGACCGGCTGCTCGTGGCTACATTTACAAAGGCGGCGGCGGCCGAGATGAAACAGCGTATTCGTGAAGCGCTGGAGCGTGCACTTGAGGAACAGCCCGAGGATGAGCATCTGCGCAGGCAGTTATCACTGCTTGGACGAGCTTCCATTACTACGCTGCATTCCTTCTGTATGGAGGTCATTCGCAGATACTATCAGCAGATTCCGCTCAATCCGGCTTTTCGTATTCTCAATGAAAATGAAGCCGAAATGCTGCGCCAGGAACTGCTGGAGGAGCTGTTCGAGGAAAAGTATGGTGAAGAAGATGAGGGCAGCACATTCCGGGAACTCGTCGACTGGTTCAGCGGAGAGCGAAACGATGATGCGATGCATCGGCTGGTGCAGCGACTGTATGATTTCTCACGAAGCCATTCCTGGCCGGATCACTGGCTTATGGAGATGGCATCGGCTTTTCAGGTGGAAAGTGTGGAGGCGCTGGGACAATCGGCATGGGTGCAGAGCATTTTGCGAGATGCGGCTCTTGCTTTGAGCGGGGCCGCAGGACTGCTGCGTCAGGGTATTCAGATTTCAATGCAGCCTGAAGGTCCGGCACCTTATGCGGTGACACTCCAAGAGGATTTGGCAGTGGTGGAAGAACTGATATCCGCCGTTGAAATCATGCCCTGGGATAGACTTCCAGAGGTATTCCAACCGGCTGCATTCGGCAAATTGAAACCTTGTAAAAAAGATCAGACAGATCCTGGATTGCAGGAACAGGTGAAAGAGCTGCGGGAAACGGCCAAAAAGGCGGTTAATGATCTGAAAGGTTCTCTTTTCGGCAGGAGTGCGTTCTCCTTCTGGCAGGAACTGGAACAGGCTGCGCCGCTTATGCAGGAGCTTTCCCGACTAGTCAGCACCTTTGGTGAGCGTTACCGTCAGGCTAAGCAGGAACGTGGACAGGTTGATTTTAATGACTTGGAGCACTATTGTCTGCAAATTTTGCGGCATGAGGATTCCACACCTGAGAACTCTATGCCTTCTGATGCGGCTGTGGAGTATCGTGCACGTTTTGATGAAGTGCTGCTGGATGAATATCAGGATACCAATACGGTTCAGGAAGATATCGTCCGATTGATTTCCAGAGAGAACCCGGGCAACCGATTTATGGTTGGTGACGTTAAGCAGAGTATTTATCGTTTCCGATTAGCTGAACCGGGTCTTTTTATGAACAAATATCGTAACTACCAAGCGAGTACTGATGTGGATGCGGACGGGGATAAAGAGAGTGTTGAGGGTGCAGGAAAACGCATTGATCTTGCCCGCAATTTCCGCAGCCGCGCCCAAGTTGTGCATGCTGTCAACGTAATATTCAGGCAGCTTATGAACGAGGGCGTCGCCGAGATTGCCTATGATGAACGGGCGCAGCTGGCTTACGGTGCATCATTTCCATCAGAGACACTTGGAAGTGAAGCGTACACTCCTGAGCTGATGCTAATCGACCGCCAAGGCGGAGGACCGGATGTGTCGGAGAGTACGGAAGATGGCGTGGAGGCAGTGGCTTCTGCGGAACTAGAGAGTGCAGAACTCGAAACGGCTCAGCTGGAAGCACGAGCTATCGCTGTGCGAATACGAGAGATGGTCGGAGAAACGGACAAACCTGCTCTCAGTGTGTATGACAAGACGCTGCAGACCATGCGTCCAGCACGCTATGGAGACATTGTTATACTGCTGCGTTCGACCCTGATGTGGGCTCCGCTGATGATTGAAGAATTCAGACAGCAGGGCATCCCTGCTGGTGGAGAACAGAGTAAGGGATACTTTCAGGCGACGGAAGTCGAAATTATGTTATCTCTGCTTCAGCTTGTGGACAATCCGAGACAAGATATTCCGCTGGCATCTGTGCTTCGATCTCCTATAGTTGGTCTGGATGAAGAGGAACTCGCGCAGATTCGTCTCGGTGACAAAAGACAATCTTTCTATGATGCAGTTGTATCTGCTGCCGGACCGTGGAAGGACGAACCAGGGGCTTCTGGACAGGCTGTGCCAGCACAAGATTTGCATGATGCTCAATTGACTCAGATACAGTGGCCTGAAGGTTGGACGGAGCTTGAGCAGGGATACCGCGAATCAGCTGTTACGGCTGAAATGGAAGCTGATGCGCGAACGGAAAGATTCGCAGACCATTCAGACTTTATGCATGAAAATGAACAAGCTCATTCGGAGCTGCGTCAAAAACTTATTCGTTTCATGCGCCAGCTGGAGCAGTGGAGACAAGAGGCTAGACAAGGCAGCTTAAGTGAGTTGATCTGGCGCGTTTATCAGGAAACCGGATATCTGGACTGGGTTGGAGGACTTCCTGGCGGTCAGCAGCGGCAGAGTAATCTGAAGGCTCTGTACGACAGGGCACGCCAATATGAGGAAGCAACTGCGAATCGCGGGCTGTTCCGTTTTCTGACGTATGTCTCCAGATTACGGGAAAATGGCGGTGATCTCGGAACCGCAGCGAGCGGTTCGGGCGAGCAGGACAATTCGGTGCGGATTATGACGATCCACCGAAGCAAAGGTCTGGAGTTTCCGATTGTGTTTGTCGGCGGTATTTCCAAGATGTTTAATCAGCAGGATCTGCACGCGCCGTTTCTAATGCACAAAGAACTTGGATTTGGCCCGAGATTTGTGGATCGTGACAACCGCGTGGCTTATCCGACATTAGCTAATTTGGCAATTCGGCGGCGGGCTCAATTTGAGCTGCTTGCGGAAGAGATGCGTGTATTGTACGTAGCATTAACTCGTCCAAAAGAAAAGATGATCCTGATCGGTACGGTGAAGGATGCAGCGAAGAAGGCGCAGGCCTGGTCTCAGGTTAAAGACAGCCCGGAACTGGCACTGCCTGATTATCTGCTTGCAGCCGGACGGAATTATCTGGACTGGATCGGACCGGCACTGATCAGACACCCGGATGCTGCGGTGCTGCGTGAGCTTGCAGGGGAGCGCGATTCCTATGCGGCTTGCTTAGCTGTTGATGATTCACGCTGGAACATATCCGTTGTCGCTGCAGAACAGGTGTCTCGTCATCAGAACACAGATCTCACGGAGAACGAAGATGACGGAATAACTGAATTGCGGAGAGAACGTATGGAAGCCCTCCAAGCAGTGAAGCCGGTCGAATTAATGCCATCTCCGCTTGTTAAAGAGCATTCCGTGGAGATGTCGGAAGGTCCACTGGTAGAGGAATTGGTTCATGAGATTGATAAAAAACTCTCCTGGACCTATCCGTTTGAATCAGCTTCACATGTGGCGGCGAGTACTTCTGTGACAGAGATCAAGAGTTCGCTCCCTGCACAGGAGGACGTTTCGTATCCCGTAATCGAAGAGCTGCTGGAGCAGTCTGAAACAGTCTATATGCAGCATACCCTCGGCACAGGCAGCAGGAAGAGTCAAGCGGATGAATCCTCATTCAAGTTACATCTACGCCGTCCTAAATTCATGGGAGAGAGGCAGCTGACGGGAACAGAACGGGGAACGGTATATCATACCTTGATGCAGCATCTTCCTGTAGATGGTGCTGCCGTAGATGCAACGGTTGTTGAACAGACGATCTCACGTCTGCTTGCGCTTCAGATTCTGCTGCCTTATCAAGCAGAAGCCATTGATGCCCGTGAGCTGACGAACTTTTTTGACACGCAGCCTGGAACGGAGATGCTTCGTGCTGCATGGGTCAGAAGGGAAATTCCATTTACTTACGGGCTTCCCGCTCATCAGTCTCCTGCAGCGTGGCTTCATGGACTGCAGCTGAACGAGGAGCAGGAACAGTTCGGTGAAAACAGCAGAGTACAGGCAGGGCTTGAGAACGAAACGGTGCTCGTCAGAGGAATTATTGACTGTCTTTATGAGGTCGATGGCGAACTTGTTCTGCTTGATTATAAAACAGATCGGGTTCTTGAGCATCGTGGTGGGCTGGAGCTTCTGACTGCCAACTATCGATTCCAGCTGCAGCTGTACGGACGGGCCATTGAGGAAATTTTGGGCCGGCAAGTGGATCATAAATGGCTATATTTTTTCGATGGTGGTCATGCGGTCAAATTGTAATTATAAATAGCTGTGAATATCTAATGTTTAAAACATCTCTATTTCAGCGGTGGATGCAGTGATAGAAAGAGCCGTGGATCAACGGATAGTAGATGTTATGGAGAGAGGTGGAACGGACGATGCGTATCTTGCATACGGGGGACTGGCATCTAGGGAAAACGCTGGAGGGACGAAGCAGGCTTCGTGAACAGGAGGACTTCGTTGATGAACTTGTTAAACTAGCTGATGATCAGCAGGCCGATGCTGTATTAATGGCCGGAGATGTATATGATTCGGTGAATCCGCCTGCTTCAGCAGAGCAGCTGTTTTATGAGGCAGCGGCACGTTTGACGGAACACGGCAGGCCGCTGGTTGTCATTGCAGGCAACCACGATCAGCCCGAGCGGGTGGCTTCGGTGACACCGCTGGTAAACAGACAGGGGATTACGCTGGTAGGTACACCCGTGTCCGAAGCTGTGACCATCCATGCACGGCGAACCGGGGAGACAGCACATATTGCGGCTCTGCCATACCCGTCGGAAGCGAGATTAAACGAGCTGTTGACTAGCGATGGGGATGAGAATGTACTTCGTCAAGCTTACAGCCGCAGAGTGGGAATGTTAATGCAGCGTTTGGCTGCTTCCTTTCGTCCGGATACAGTGAATCTCGCCATGAGTCATATTTATGTATTAGGCGGGGTAGAAAGTGATTCTGAACGGCCTATCCAGGTTGGCGGAGCCTACACGGTAGATCCTTCTTCTCTGAATACAGGAGCACAGTATACTGCCTTGGGACATCTTCACCGGGCACAAGCCGTCAAAGGGGAAGGTGTCATCCGATACAGTGGTTCTCCGCTGGCTTACAGCTTCTCGGAGGCGGGACAAAGTAAATCAATCACGATGGTGGATCTTGCACCAGGCGGAGCTGCACAGATAGAAGAAGTGCTGTTAACCTCCGGTAATCCACTCGTGCGTTGGAAGGCGAGAGGGGGGCTGGCCGAAGTATACCGCTGGCTGGATGAAGGACGTGATCCCCAGGCTTACATCGATATGGAAGTCTGGCTGGAGGATGCCATGTCTCTCAAGGAAATTCAGCAGCTGCGAAAAGCCCATGAAGGTATCATTCATATCCGTCCGATCTATCCGGAGATGGAGGCGGCAGGTCTTATGGAACAGCGCTCGGAGCTGCCTGTGCATGAACTTTTTCGCAAGTTTTATCAGCGTCAGACCGGTGGAGCGCAGCCCGAAGACAGCCTTGTACAGCTTTTCTTGGAGCTAGTCGATGAGGACGAGCCGGGTGTGCGCGAGGAGGTCGAAAGCAGATGAAGCCGATTTTACTTAAAGTCGCAGGACTGCAGAGTTACCGCGAGATGCAGGAGATTGATTTCACGGTCCTGACGGAGACTGGACTGTTTGGTATATTCGGGCCGACGGGAAGCGGAAAGTCATCCCTGCTGGATGCAATTACGCTTGCCATGTACGGCAAGGTGGAGCGAGCTGTAAACGGCACGCAGGGCATTATGAATCATGCCGAGGATTCACTCTCGGTTGCTTTTACATTTGAACTTGCTTCGGCAGAGGCCACCCGCAGATTCCGGGTTGAACGGCGCTTCAAGCGTAACAATGAAGTGTCGGTCAGCAATACAGTCAGCAAGTTTATCGAGACGGTGGATGGGGAAGAACATGTACTTGCGGACAAGCTGGCCGAAGTGAATCGGTGTGTTGAAGATGTGATTGGTCTGAAAATGGATGATTTTACAAGAGCGGTTGTGCTGCCGCAAGGGAAATTTGCCGAGTTTCTTTCGCTAAAAGGGAGCGAACGCAGGCAGATGCTGCAGCGGCTCTTCCATCTGGAAAAGTACGGAGATCAGCTTGCGATCAAATTAAGCCGGCGAGTTAAGGATAATGATGTGGCTCATCAATCCCTTGCTGCCGAGCAACAGGGACTGGGCAGCGCCAGTAAAGAAACGCTTGAAGAAACGAAACGGCTGCTTCAATCTGCAGTTCAGCATGCCGAAGCTTCTCGGAAAGTGCTGGATACAGCGGCGAGGGAAGCTGAACAATTAGGCAGAATTCGTGATTTGAGTCAGGAAAAACAAACGCGTATGGAAGAGCAGCAGAAGCTCCATTCGAAGACGATGCAGGTTGAGGCGGATGAAGAGCGCTTGAAGCTGTCGGGAGCAGCTGAAGCGATGATGCCTGTGCTTCAAACCTTGCGTGACGCTTCATCAGTCCGGAAGCAGCGGCAGATGGAGGCAGAAACGGCAGGGAAGCAGGCGGCAGAGCATGAACGTTTGGCTGCTCAGGAAGCCGAAAAGGCGGAAGAAGCCCGAAAACAGCTGACGGCAGAAGAACCGAAACTGCTGCTGCGTCTGGATCAGCTAGAACAAGCCAAGGAGCTGCAGCGGGAACGCGATAGTTTACAGGCGGATTGTTCACGCCTTGCACAGCTAATCGAGAAAGGACAGGCGGAACAGACAACGGCGCGGCAGCAGCTGGATAAAGAGCGGGAGCTTCAACTGCGTGGACGTAAACGGCGTGAGGAATTACAGGAGAGTCTCAAACCGAACGAAGTGAAGTCGGATGAACGCAGACAGCTGCAGGCTGCACTTGAACTGAAGCATCGGATCGATACGGCTTCTGAGCAGGTGAAGCAGCATAAAGCGGATGTGCAGACCTATCAGCAGTCTGCAGAACAAGGTGCCGCAAAGCTGGAAGCGGCGGCTGCGGAGGAAAGACGCCTGACCGAACAGCGTCAGCTGTTGGTGGAACAGGCGGCGGCGGGTTTAGAGGCCCTGCTTGCCTGTGAGCGGGATGTAAATCGTGAACAGCGCTTGCTGGCCCAGGCGGAGGAACAGCTGCGCGGCGCGATGCGTGAGCAGGAGCTGCACCGGCTGTCCACCGCCCTGCGCGCCGAGCTTCGCGACGGCGAGCCGTGCCCGGTGTGCGGCTCCGCACACCACCCGCTCCCGGCTGCACCGCCGGGAGAAGGTCCGCACGCAGACGATGCGGACCTCGAACTGCTGCGCAGCCTGCACGCGGAGCTGCAGGAGCTGCGCTTTGGGCTGCGCCAGCAGCTGCACGAACGCCGCAGCCTGCTGACGCAGCTCGGCGCCGCGGCCGGCAATGCCCCGGCCGCAGCCGAGGCCGCGCCTGCGGCAGCAGCGCCCGAGCCTGCCGAGTTGCCCGAGGACGGGCAATCTCCGGCGGACTGGGCAGCGCGTGCCGCTGCGCTGCGCGAAGCCGCGCAGGCGCTGGCTGGCGAAGCCGCGCCGCTGCAGGGCAAAGCCGCAGCGCTGCAGCAGGCGGCTTCGAGTGCGCAGCAGTGCCGTGTGGAAGCGGCGGCCGCACAGGAGGCCGGCCGTGCCGGGCTCGCTCAGGCGGAGCGCAAGCTGGCCGAGAGCGAAGCCGCTGCGGCAGCGCTGCAGAGCCGCTGGGCCGCGGAACTGCCTGACATCGCACAGGAACAGGCCGCCGGCCTCTATCAAGCGATGCAGGAGCGCGATGCACGCGCGGAAGACATCCAGGAACGTCTGGGCAAAAGCGTGACGTTCCTGGAGGAGAAAGAGCAGCTTGTCCAGACACTGCAGCAGAAGCTGGTGGATTTAGACAAGCAGCTGATTCAGTGGCAGACCGAATGGCAGGGAGGCAGCAGGCAGCTTGCCGAGAAAGAAGAACGTCTGCGTCAGTGGGTCGGTGAGCAGCGTGTAGAGGATCTGATTCGCGGTACACAGAAACGCCTGGAGGAACTTCGCAGCGCGGCCGAAGAATCTGCACAGCGCTTCAAACAAAGGGACGCGCAGAAGCAGGAATCCGTGAAGCGTGACGTTATGGCGCAGCAGGCTGCCTCTTCTGCGCTGGAGCATTTGGAACTGGCACAGAAGCGCTGGCAGCAGCTGCTGGAACAGTCTCCGTTTGAAACGGATGATGCTGTGATGCAGGCGGCAATAGCTGCAGAAGATGCGGAACGCCTGAGAATTGCAATTCAGCAGCACCGCGAACGTGAGCGTGAACTCGCTTCTCAACTGCGTGAGCTGGAGCAGAAATTGGGTGGTGCATCTGTTACCGAGGAAGATTGGACAGCCTGTACGGAACGGTTGAAACAGGCCAGAATCGAGGATGAGACAGCGCTGCAGGCGAAGGCACGTGCTGAACGGGATCTGGAGGATGTGCAGCAGCGCCATGTTCGCTGGACGGAACTGGAGACGAAACGGCTGGAGGTCAGCCATCAAGGGGAGCTTCTTGGCAAACTGCAGTCTGCTTTCCGGGGAAATGCATTTGTCGAGTACATTGCCGAAGAACAGCTGATGCAGGTGAGCCATGCAGCTTCTCAGCGTTTGCGTTTTCTGACCAAGCAGCGGTACTCGCTTGAGGTGGATTCAGGTGGCGGTTTTGTTATCTGTGACGATGCTAACGGGGGAGTGAAACGTCCGGTGTCGACTCTTTCAGGGGGAGAGACCTTCTTGACCTCATTGTCGCTGGCCTTGGCGTTATCAGCCCAGATTCAACTGCGCGGGCAGTATCCGCTGCAATTTTTCTTCCTGGATGAAGGATTCGGCACATTGGACCCTGAACTGCTGGATACGGTCATTACATCGCTGGAAAAACTGCATGACGACCGGTTGGCTGTAGGGATTATCAGTCACGTCCCTGAACTGCGTGCACGTTTGCCGCGCAAACTGGTTGTAATTCCGGCAGGAGATGCCGGTGCAGGCTCTAAAGTTGTTCTGGAAAGTTTGTAAGTACTGGAAGGTTGAAAATGATCGTTTTGTAAAAATATTTCTTTTTTTGATGCTCATATGATAACGAGTGAGTTTCATCACAGATACAGGTTCAACACGCTGTTATACTACAGTTAAGCCGACAAACTTGTTTTAAGCCCCCCGTCGGACATCTGTTCAGGAAGCTTCCTGTATGGATGTCCGCGCAGCGGACTTCTATAGGAAGCCGCTCACGAGGGGCTTCTTTTTATTGAGCGCTCTTAAGCGCGTTTCGTTTTTTTTATATCCTCCGCTGCTTGATCTGGAATCTAACTTCTCTGAATTAGTGTCAATCC harbors:
- a CDS encoding SMC family ATPase, which translates into the protein MKPILLKVAGLQSYREMQEIDFTVLTETGLFGIFGPTGSGKSSLLDAITLAMYGKVERAVNGTQGIMNHAEDSLSVAFTFELASAEATRRFRVERRFKRNNEVSVSNTVSKFIETVDGEEHVLADKLAEVNRCVEDVIGLKMDDFTRAVVLPQGKFAEFLSLKGSERRQMLQRLFHLEKYGDQLAIKLSRRVKDNDVAHQSLAAEQQGLGSASKETLEETKRLLQSAVQHAEASRKVLDTAAREAEQLGRIRDLSQEKQTRMEEQQKLHSKTMQVEADEERLKLSGAAEAMMPVLQTLRDASSVRKQRQMEAETAGKQAAEHERLAAQEAEKAEEARKQLTAEEPKLLLRLDQLEQAKELQRERDSLQADCSRLAQLIEKGQAEQTTARQQLDKERELQLRGRKRREELQESLKPNEVKSDERRQLQAALELKHRIDTASEQVKQHKADVQTYQQSAEQGAAKLEAAAAEERRLTEQRQLLVEQAAAGLEALLACERDVNREQRLLAQAEEQLRGAMREQELHRLSTALRAELRDGEPCPVCGSAHHPLPAAPPGEGPHADDADLELLRSLHAELQELRFGLRQQLHERRSLLTQLGAAAGNAPAAAEAAPAAAAPEPAELPEDGQSPADWAARAAALREAAQALAGEAAPLQGKAAALQQAASSAQQCRVEAAAAQEAGRAGLAQAERKLAESEAAAAALQSRWAAELPDIAQEQAAGLYQAMQERDARAEDIQERLGKSVTFLEEKEQLVQTLQQKLVDLDKQLIQWQTEWQGGSRQLAEKEERLRQWVGEQRVEDLIRGTQKRLEELRSAAEESAQRFKQRDAQKQESVKRDVMAQQAASSALEHLELAQKRWQQLLEQSPFETDDAVMQAAIAAEDAERLRIAIQQHRERERELASQLRELEQKLGGASVTEEDWTACTERLKQARIEDETALQAKARAERDLEDVQQRHVRWTELETKRLEVSHQGELLGKLQSAFRGNAFVEYIAEEQLMQVSHAASQRLRFLTKQRYSLEVDSGGGFVICDDANGGVKRPVSTLSGGETFLTSLSLALALSAQIQLRGQYPLQFFFLDEGFGTLDPELLDTVITSLEKLHDDRLAVGIISHVPELRARLPRKLVVIPAGDAGAGSKVVLESL